Proteins encoded together in one Cellulomonas gilvus ATCC 13127 window:
- a CDS encoding NUDIX hydrolase — translation MTAPRLRQAVRALLLDEDDRVLLVHFRWEGIEPADGFWACPGGGVHHGESPEVALRRELAEELGLEDVDIMGPVWRLTRLFPMPPQWDGQTEVTYLARTPHFEPRPRVDLLAENVHGIGWFSSSDIAEGVAAFSPRDLSEQLTRVVVHGVPPAPREIPALG, via the coding sequence GTGACTGCACCCCGGTTGCGCCAGGCTGTGCGCGCCCTGCTTCTGGACGAGGACGACCGGGTCCTGCTCGTCCACTTCCGCTGGGAAGGCATCGAACCTGCTGACGGGTTCTGGGCCTGCCCCGGCGGGGGAGTGCACCACGGCGAGTCGCCGGAGGTGGCCCTGCGTCGAGAGCTGGCGGAAGAGCTGGGGCTCGAGGACGTCGACATCATGGGACCCGTCTGGCGGCTCACCAGGCTGTTCCCGATGCCACCGCAGTGGGACGGGCAGACGGAGGTCACCTACCTCGCGCGGACTCCGCACTTCGAGCCGCGTCCCAGGGTCGACCTCCTCGCGGAGAACGTCCACGGCATCGGGTGGTTCTCGTCGTCCGACATCGCTGAGGGGGTCGCGGCGTTCAGCCCGAGGGACCTGAGCGAACAGCTGACACGGGTCGTGGTTCACGGCGTGCCTCCAGCGCCGCGCGAGATCCCCGCACTGGGCTGA
- a CDS encoding DUF6924 domain-containing protein produces the protein MRLSQPPEAATLLLRTDYSDDAAWRTAVAAATAVYENLGYTGFGAALHPVESPELDGLSPADLVQLPRDGYVTLLAVADAQTMRDHTVVLIDLNEYNEQVGRTFRVVPVQLESILANLDLANMDFFTFADSADPDGVFRGFRSPDPTP, from the coding sequence ATGCGCCTGTCGCAACCGCCCGAGGCGGCCACCCTCCTGCTGCGCACCGACTACTCCGACGACGCCGCGTGGCGGACCGCCGTCGCGGCTGCGACCGCGGTGTACGAGAACCTCGGGTACACGGGCTTCGGCGCAGCCCTGCACCCCGTCGAGTCGCCCGAGCTCGACGGTCTCAGCCCGGCCGACCTGGTGCAGCTCCCGCGAGACGGCTACGTGACCCTGCTCGCCGTCGCGGATGCGCAGACGATGCGGGACCACACGGTCGTGCTGATCGACCTCAACGAGTACAACGAGCAGGTCGGCCGGACCTTCCGGGTGGTCCCCGTCCAGCTCGAGTCGATCCTCGCCAACCTCGACCTGGCGAACATGGACTTCTTCACGTTCGCCGACTCGGCCGACCCCGACGGCGTCTTTCGCGGCTTCCGGTCACCCGACCCGACCCCCTGA
- a CDS encoding class I SAM-dependent methyltransferase, giving the protein MTTDEYLDVNRTNWDSRAAVHARGYGIEALLADPERLSDVVTFDRPRLGSVDGLDVVHLQCHIGTDTLSLARLGARVTGVDLSGGSLDEARSLAQRAGAAIDYVQSDVYAAPQALDGRQFDLVYTGIGALCWLPSIQRWAQTVAALLRPGGRLFVRDGHPLLLATLAQTVGTEHPDRAQQPWITGPGAPTPALELPYFEQPAPLVWDDEQTYGGTGTVAQPRSMEWNHGLGEIVTAVLDAGLELTSLTEHDSAPWDALPGLMALDPATGEYRLTDRPERLPATFTLTARRP; this is encoded by the coding sequence GTGACCACCGACGAGTACCTGGACGTCAACCGCACCAACTGGGACAGCCGCGCCGCCGTGCACGCCCGGGGCTACGGCATCGAGGCCCTGCTCGCCGACCCGGAGCGCCTGTCCGACGTCGTCACGTTCGACCGGCCCCGCCTCGGCAGCGTGGACGGCCTCGACGTGGTCCACCTGCAGTGCCACATCGGCACCGACACCCTGAGCCTGGCGCGGCTGGGCGCGCGCGTCACGGGCGTGGACCTGTCCGGCGGCTCGCTCGACGAGGCACGCTCCCTCGCCCAGCGCGCCGGGGCCGCGATCGACTACGTCCAGTCCGACGTGTACGCCGCACCGCAGGCGCTCGACGGGCGGCAGTTCGACCTGGTCTACACCGGCATCGGCGCCCTGTGCTGGCTCCCGAGCATCCAGCGCTGGGCGCAGACCGTCGCCGCTCTCCTGCGCCCCGGCGGCCGACTGTTCGTCCGCGACGGCCACCCCCTGCTGCTGGCGACGCTCGCCCAGACCGTCGGCACCGAGCACCCCGACCGCGCGCAGCAGCCCTGGATCACCGGCCCCGGCGCGCCCACGCCTGCGCTCGAGCTGCCGTACTTCGAGCAGCCCGCACCCCTGGTCTGGGACGACGAGCAGACCTACGGCGGCACCGGCACCGTCGCGCAGCCGCGCTCCATGGAGTGGAACCACGGCCTGGGCGAGATCGTCACCGCCGTCCTGGACGCCGGCCTCGAGCTGACCTCGCTCACCGAGCACGACAGCGCCCCGTGGGACGCCCTGCCCGGGCTCATGGCGCTCGACCCCGCGACCGGCGAGTACCGCCTGACCGACCGCCCCGAGCGCCTGCCCGCCACCTTCACCCTGACGGCCCGTCGCCCCTGA
- a CDS encoding DEAD/DEAH box helicase, which produces MARAGQRRSGGTRADAGAQRRRTPRPAEQGLIPVLAEVARDVDRAVQRPPTKPAVRTKFQVVALLVREERARVMADPELSSGRRTEELKRLDGVATMLAKIAARDTSLLTLLAEDARVSDAARAYKATVMRAGGLEPPEEPEPVAPPTPPPGAENRVVPRSVVARQMANPFLAPDFEAAAARVAKARRLAGWELLEPLFRSFEEAGPGAPACMPLPDPRWVTAPVGRELMPHQAKVVAAVARGHRTFLLADEPGLGKTAQALLAAQAADAYPLLVVVPNVVKTNWAHEAGLWTPQRRATVVHGDGDEVDGFADIVVVNYELLDRHVGWLGDMGFRGMVVDEAHFIKNKSSLRSRHVLSLSERIRERTARPLLMALTGTPLINDIEDFRAIWQFLGWIDDTQPVGALLNALEETGLTPAEPGFYAAARSSVVDMGIVRRRKVDVVADIPARRVADLPVELDGAVGRSIRAAEQALARRLVQRYRAALEARGGVTDGFDPELARRVAAAELKDSSSQTGGENVFTMVRRIGQAKAGLAADYAAQLARNVGKVVFFAKHVDVMDHAEQTFAERGIRYASIRGDQTPKVREKNIAAFVEDPEVSIVVCSLMAAGVGLNLQVASNLVLAELSWTDAEQTQAIDRVHRIGQAEPVTAWRIIAAQTIDSKIAELIDSKSGLAARALDGVVDEDGSPAVDVQLEALVSLLTDALAAEGAI; this is translated from the coding sequence GTGGCACGAGCAGGCCAGCGCCGGTCCGGTGGGACGCGCGCGGATGCGGGCGCCCAGCGGCGTCGCACGCCGCGTCCGGCCGAGCAGGGGCTCATCCCCGTGCTGGCGGAGGTCGCGCGTGACGTGGACCGCGCGGTGCAGCGTCCCCCGACGAAGCCCGCGGTGCGCACCAAGTTCCAGGTGGTGGCGCTGCTGGTGCGCGAGGAGCGGGCGCGCGTCATGGCGGACCCGGAGCTCTCGTCGGGAAGGCGCACCGAGGAGCTCAAGCGCCTGGACGGCGTGGCGACCATGCTGGCCAAGATCGCGGCGCGGGACACGTCGCTGCTCACGCTGCTGGCCGAGGACGCGCGCGTGTCCGACGCGGCGCGCGCGTACAAGGCGACCGTGATGCGCGCGGGTGGGCTGGAGCCGCCCGAGGAGCCCGAGCCGGTGGCGCCCCCGACCCCGCCGCCCGGTGCGGAGAACCGCGTGGTGCCCCGCTCGGTCGTCGCGCGGCAGATGGCCAACCCGTTCCTCGCGCCGGACTTCGAGGCCGCCGCCGCGCGCGTGGCCAAGGCCCGGCGCCTGGCCGGGTGGGAGCTGCTCGAGCCGCTGTTCCGCTCGTTCGAGGAGGCCGGGCCCGGGGCGCCCGCGTGCATGCCGCTGCCGGACCCGCGCTGGGTGACTGCACCCGTGGGTCGTGAGCTCATGCCGCACCAGGCCAAGGTGGTCGCGGCCGTGGCCCGCGGGCACCGCACGTTCCTGCTCGCCGATGAGCCGGGCCTCGGCAAGACCGCGCAGGCCCTCCTGGCGGCCCAGGCCGCCGACGCCTACCCGCTGCTCGTCGTCGTCCCCAACGTGGTCAAGACCAACTGGGCGCACGAGGCGGGCCTGTGGACGCCGCAGCGCCGCGCGACCGTGGTCCACGGCGACGGCGACGAGGTGGACGGGTTCGCGGACATCGTCGTCGTGAACTACGAGCTGCTGGACCGGCACGTCGGCTGGCTCGGGGACATGGGCTTCCGCGGCATGGTCGTCGACGAGGCGCACTTCATCAAGAACAAGTCCTCGCTGCGGTCCCGGCACGTGCTCTCGCTCTCGGAGCGGATCCGCGAGCGCACCGCCCGGCCGCTGCTCATGGCGCTGACCGGCACGCCGCTGATCAACGACATCGAGGACTTCCGCGCGATCTGGCAGTTCCTGGGCTGGATCGACGACACGCAGCCCGTCGGCGCGCTGCTCAACGCGCTCGAGGAGACCGGCCTGACACCCGCCGAGCCCGGCTTCTACGCCGCGGCGCGCAGCAGCGTCGTCGACATGGGCATCGTCCGGCGGCGCAAGGTGGACGTGGTCGCGGACATCCCGGCCCGCCGCGTCGCGGACCTGCCCGTGGAGCTGGACGGGGCCGTCGGGCGGTCCATCCGGGCGGCCGAGCAGGCGCTCGCGCGGCGCCTGGTGCAGCGCTACCGCGCCGCGCTCGAGGCGCGCGGCGGCGTCACCGACGGGTTCGACCCCGAGCTCGCGCGCCGGGTGGCCGCCGCCGAGCTCAAGGACTCGAGCTCGCAGACCGGTGGCGAGAACGTGTTCACCATGGTCCGGCGGATCGGGCAGGCCAAGGCCGGTCTCGCCGCGGACTACGCCGCGCAGCTGGCGCGCAACGTCGGCAAGGTCGTGTTCTTCGCCAAGCACGTGGACGTCATGGACCACGCCGAGCAGACGTTCGCCGAACGCGGCATCCGGTACGCGTCCATCCGCGGGGACCAGACGCCCAAGGTGCGCGAGAAGAACATCGCCGCGTTCGTCGAGGACCCCGAGGTCTCGATCGTGGTGTGCTCGCTCATGGCCGCGGGCGTGGGGCTCAACCTGCAGGTCGCGTCCAACCTGGTGCTCGCCGAGCTGTCCTGGACCGATGCCGAGCAGACCCAGGCGATCGACCGCGTCCACCGCATCGGGCAGGCCGAGCCCGTCACGGCGTGGCGGATCATCGCCGCGCAGACCATCGACTCGAAGATCGCCGAGCTCATCGACAGCAAGTCGGGCCTCGCCGCGCGCGCGCTCGACGGCGTCGTCGACGAGGACGGCTCGCCCGCCGTGGACGTCCAGCTCGAGGCGCTCGTCAGCCTGCTGACCGACGCCCTCGCGGCGGAGGGCGCCATCTGA
- a CDS encoding nuclease-related domain-containing protein: MEPVTGDNGGTAVKVMRLRYAGTCEQCQARLEAGSRAAYLRASKTVRCLPCVEMGRVDEHSAATPAPQALPVGPDPSAAGTAGSSARREYERRSAKREARIREAHPRLGGLILAVTDEPQSTTAWARGAKGEELLGRRLDDLAAEGVRLLHDRRIPGTRANIDHVAISATGVHVIDAKRYRGRPSLRVEGGLFRPRSEKLLVGSRDCTKLVEGVHKQVALVRAALDSAALTNAPIHGALCFVEADWPLLGGSFVVDEVAVLWPKKLAERLTATGGWTVAEIERVHAILAAAFPPA; encoded by the coding sequence ATGGAGCCGGTCACGGGGGACAACGGTGGCACCGCGGTGAAGGTCATGCGGCTGAGGTACGCCGGGACGTGCGAGCAGTGCCAGGCACGGCTCGAGGCGGGGTCACGCGCGGCGTACCTGCGAGCGTCCAAGACGGTGCGTTGCCTGCCGTGCGTCGAAATGGGGCGGGTCGACGAGCACTCCGCGGCCACGCCCGCCCCGCAGGCCCTGCCCGTCGGACCGGACCCGTCCGCCGCGGGCACCGCCGGTTCGTCGGCCCGGAGGGAGTACGAGCGGCGCAGCGCCAAGCGGGAGGCGCGCATCCGGGAGGCGCATCCCCGTCTCGGTGGGCTGATCCTTGCGGTCACCGACGAGCCGCAGAGCACCACCGCGTGGGCGCGCGGCGCCAAGGGTGAAGAGCTGCTCGGACGGCGCCTCGACGACCTGGCGGCCGAGGGCGTGCGCCTCCTGCACGACCGCCGGATCCCAGGCACCCGCGCCAATATCGACCATGTGGCCATCAGCGCCACCGGCGTCCACGTCATCGACGCGAAGCGCTACCGCGGGCGTCCGAGCCTGCGGGTGGAGGGCGGGCTCTTCAGGCCACGGAGCGAGAAGCTGCTCGTCGGCTCGCGCGACTGCACGAAGCTCGTCGAGGGCGTGCACAAGCAGGTCGCGCTCGTCAGGGCAGCACTCGACTCCGCAGCGCTGACGAACGCACCGATACACGGTGCGTTGTGCTTCGTCGAGGCCGACTGGCCGCTCCTCGGCGGCTCGTTCGTCGTCGACGAGGTCGCCGTCCTGTGGCCCAAGAAGCTCGCCGAACGGCTCACGGCCACCGGCGGCTGGACCGTTGCCGAGATCGAGCGCGTCCACGCCATTCTCGCCGCGGCCTTCCCCCCGGCATGA
- a CDS encoding ABC transporter permease, whose protein sequence is MPWTPTTSPPPAPRCACPTSSRRRWSPRPRLLGLALAWLCVALGLNARSVETASNTPMILLLLPFLGSGFVPVETMPGAVRWFAEYQPFTPIIETVRGLLAGGADLDGSVAAQAVAWCVVLGVAGYAWSRALYRRERRI, encoded by the coding sequence CTGCCCTGGACCCCGACGACGTCTCCACCACCCGCACCACGCTGCGCCTGCCCGACCAGCTCAAGGCGCAGGTGGAGTCCGCGGCCGCGCCTGCTGGGCCTGGCCCTGGCGTGGCTGTGCGTCGCCCTGGGGCTCAACGCCCGCAGCGTCGAGACCGCGAGCAACACCCCGATGATCCTGCTGCTCCTGCCGTTCCTGGGCAGCGGGTTCGTGCCCGTGGAGACCATGCCCGGCGCGGTCCGGTGGTTCGCCGAGTACCAGCCGTTCACGCCGATCATCGAGACCGTGCGCGGCCTGCTCGCCGGCGGCGCGGACCTGGACGGCAGCGTCGCGGCGCAGGCCGTGGCGTGGTGCGTCGTGCTCGGCGTGGCCGGGTACGCATGGTCCCGCGCGCTCTACCGCCGCGAACGCCGCATCTGA
- a CDS encoding transferase → MKKRYEDLETDDGTVVRYRRHDNGGGLVAQTASVDPTAFVAETAWVDPGAQVGGGARVGAHVWLEPGAVVGPHAQLGTHVHVGRGAVVGAAARLGTRVSVGSGARLAAGVAVSADETIPDHALVTRPDGDPHSLAA, encoded by the coding sequence ATGAAGAAGCGATACGAAGACCTCGAGACAGACGACGGCACCGTCGTGCGCTACCGCCGACACGACAACGGCGGGGGCCTGGTCGCACAGACCGCCTCCGTCGACCCGACCGCGTTCGTGGCGGAGACCGCCTGGGTGGACCCGGGCGCACAGGTGGGCGGCGGCGCACGCGTCGGCGCGCACGTCTGGCTGGAACCCGGTGCGGTCGTCGGGCCGCACGCGCAGCTCGGCACGCACGTGCACGTGGGCCGCGGGGCCGTGGTGGGTGCCGCGGCGCGGCTCGGCACGCGCGTGAGCGTGGGGTCGGGTGCGCGGCTCGCGGCCGGTGTCGCGGTGAGCGCGGACGAGACCATCCCCGACCACGCGCTGGTCACGCGCCCCGACGGCGACCCGCACTCGCTGGCGGCCTGA
- a CDS encoding GTP-binding protein — MTRRKPLLVLASIDPVIRDATVFGMVTDQPRLVVVRHDIHDDEDGGSIRRVVVCADGVVSDEVVPLEHACLSCAVREDAVPTLAALADDDRWDTVLLALPVGAESLPVTRALAGATHSRGALRRLRLAHVVGALDVETFEHDVLGDDLLDERGLALTADDRRAVGEALTAQVAHVDTVLVHGDARRAPVGSALLEHLRAADGLRVDRPYTVRPEDLVRHGHDPERAERRLDPLHAAPSPRRTAAPGAWTLDLRSPRALHPERLVEHVHRLGDVPVRSRGRFWVPSRPDSLCVWDGSGGQLSIGQAGRWDGHEPETRLVFTGVDDVRRRLVEAFEDVLLTADEAAAGLAPWLGRDDVLAPWLGSPMDA; from the coding sequence ATGACCCGCCGCAAGCCCCTGCTCGTGCTCGCGAGCATCGACCCCGTCATCCGGGACGCGACCGTGTTCGGGATGGTCACCGACCAGCCGCGCCTCGTCGTCGTGCGGCACGACATCCACGACGACGAGGACGGGGGCTCGATCCGTCGCGTCGTGGTGTGCGCCGACGGCGTCGTGAGCGACGAGGTGGTGCCGCTCGAGCACGCCTGCCTCAGCTGCGCGGTGCGCGAGGACGCCGTCCCGACGCTGGCCGCGCTCGCCGACGACGACCGCTGGGACACCGTGCTGCTGGCGCTGCCGGTGGGGGCGGAGTCGCTGCCCGTCACGCGCGCCCTGGCCGGCGCGACGCACAGCCGCGGTGCGCTCCGGCGGCTGCGGCTCGCGCACGTCGTCGGCGCGCTCGACGTCGAGACGTTCGAGCACGACGTGCTGGGCGACGACCTGCTCGACGAGCGCGGGCTGGCGCTGACCGCCGACGACCGCCGCGCCGTGGGCGAGGCCCTCACCGCCCAGGTCGCGCACGTGGACACCGTCCTGGTGCACGGCGACGCGCGGCGCGCGCCCGTCGGGTCCGCGCTCCTGGAGCACCTGCGCGCCGCCGACGGGCTGCGCGTCGACCGGCCCTACACCGTGCGCCCGGAGGACCTGGTGCGGCACGGGCACGACCCGGAGCGCGCCGAGCGCCGCCTGGACCCCCTGCACGCCGCACCCTCACCCCGCCGCACCGCCGCGCCCGGCGCATGGACGCTCGACCTGCGCTCACCGCGCGCGCTGCACCCCGAGCGCCTGGTCGAGCACGTGCACCGGCTGGGCGACGTGCCCGTGCGCAGCCGCGGCCGGTTCTGGGTGCCGAGCCGCCCCGACTCGCTGTGCGTGTGGGACGGCTCGGGCGGCCAGCTGAGCATCGGCCAGGCGGGTCGGTGGGACGGCCACGAACCCGAGACGCGTCTGGTGTTCACGGGCGTGGACGACGTGCGCCGTCGGCTCGTCGAGGCGTTCGAGGACGTCCTGCTCACGGCCGACGAGGCCGCGGCCGGCCTGGCCCCGTGGCTGGGCCGCGACGACGTGCTCGCGCCGTGGCTGGGCAGCCCGATGGACGCGTGA
- the rpmB gene encoding 50S ribosomal protein L28, with protein MPARCQVLGAVPGFGHSVSHSHRRTRRRFDPNIQRKRYWVPSLGRRVTLRVSARGIKTIDRLGIDSVVARIQARGERI; from the coding sequence ATGCCAGCTCGCTGCCAGGTGCTCGGGGCCGTCCCCGGGTTCGGCCACTCCGTCTCCCACTCCCACCGGCGCACGCGCCGCCGGTTCGACCCGAACATCCAGCGCAAGCGGTACTGGGTGCCCTCGCTCGGCCGCCGCGTCACGCTGCGCGTCTCGGCCCGCGGCATCAAGACCATCGACCGCCTCGGGATCGACTCCGTCGTCGCCCGGATCCAGGCGCGCGGGGAGCGCATCTGA
- the rpmG gene encoding 50S ribosomal protein L33, translated as MPRRTDLRPVITLRSTAGTGASYVTRKNRRLHPERLVLRKFDPVLRRHVDFREER; from the coding sequence ATGCCGCGCCGCACCGATCTGCGCCCGGTGATCACGCTGCGCTCGACCGCGGGGACCGGCGCGTCCTACGTGACGCGCAAGAACCGCCGCCTGCACCCCGAGCGGCTGGTCCTGCGCAAGTTCGACCCGGTGCTGCGCCGCCACGTCGACTTCCGCGAGGAGCGCTGA
- the rpsN gene encoding 30S ribosomal protein S14, translated as MARTALVVRDEQRRLVVARYAARRAALKRAAVSPHVPADERARARAALAALPRDASPVRLRNRDAVDGRPRAYHRTFGLSRIRLRQAALRGELPGVTKSSW; from the coding sequence ATGGCCCGCACCGCACTGGTGGTGCGCGACGAGCAGCGCCGCCTGGTCGTCGCGCGGTACGCCGCTCGACGCGCCGCGCTCAAGCGTGCCGCGGTGAGCCCGCACGTCCCGGCCGACGAGCGTGCGCGCGCCCGCGCGGCGCTCGCGGCGCTGCCGCGCGACGCGAGCCCGGTGCGGCTGCGCAACCGCGACGCGGTCGACGGGCGGCCTCGCGCGTACCACCGCACGTTCGGGCTCTCCCGCATCCGGCTGCGCCAGGCCGCGCTGCGGGGCGAGCTGCCCGGTGTCACGAAGTCCAGCTGGTGA
- the ykgO gene encoding type B 50S ribosomal protein L36: MKVRASLASLKKKDGSIVVRRHGKTYVINKRNPRWKARQG; the protein is encoded by the coding sequence ATGAAGGTGCGCGCGTCCTTGGCGTCGCTCAAGAAGAAGGACGGGTCGATCGTCGTGCGTCGGCACGGCAAGACGTACGTCATCAACAAGCGCAACCCGCGCTGGAAGGCGCGGCAGGGCTGA
- the rpmF gene encoding 50S ribosomal protein L32, with protein MAVPKRKTSRSRTRSRRARWTASPAALVPVLVDGRTVHVPRRLVRAVQRGLVVPD; from the coding sequence ATGGCGGTCCCCAAGCGCAAGACGTCCCGCAGCCGCACGCGGTCGCGGCGCGCGCGGTGGACCGCGTCGCCCGCGGCGCTGGTGCCGGTGCTCGTCGACGGCCGGACCGTGCACGTGCCGCGCCGCCTGGTGCGGGCCGTGCAGCGCGGGCTCGTCGTGCCGGACTGA
- a CDS encoding YibE/F family protein, which translates to MSEHHHAPPVPVPPAVRVRARRVFAAILLPALAATLWGAWVLWPFQQPPRLETTAPGTTIRVVTVTAVDRDADVGHEVAAERADGAGITVSVPPEYLDEVGPGDRLRVVDLGADDAYADLGTPYVFLDFVRGPPLAALAVVFAVLVVAVARWRGFAALAGLGVALTVLGAFTLPALLEGRPALPVALVSASAIMFVVLYLAHGFTLRTSTALVGTLVGLVLTAGIAAWASGAAHLTGLSDEYALDLRNVAPGLSLSAVLVCGMVLAGMGVLNDVTITQASAVWELQTADPGASRRDLFARGMRIGRDHIASTVYTIAFAYIGAALPLVLLVSISDRGLLESLSSGELAEEVARTLVGSIGLVLAIPVTTAIAALVVHRRADVPPEPAQAG; encoded by the coding sequence ATGTCCGAGCATCACCACGCCCCGCCCGTACCCGTGCCGCCCGCGGTCCGGGTGCGGGCGCGGCGCGTGTTCGCCGCGATCCTGCTGCCCGCGCTCGCGGCGACGCTGTGGGGCGCGTGGGTCCTGTGGCCGTTCCAGCAGCCGCCGCGGCTGGAGACCACCGCACCCGGCACGACGATCCGCGTGGTCACGGTCACCGCGGTCGACCGCGACGCGGACGTGGGACACGAGGTCGCGGCCGAGCGCGCGGACGGAGCGGGCATCACGGTGAGCGTGCCGCCCGAGTACCTCGACGAGGTCGGCCCGGGGGACCGGCTGCGCGTCGTGGACCTGGGCGCCGACGACGCCTACGCCGACCTGGGCACCCCGTACGTGTTCCTCGACTTCGTGCGCGGGCCGCCCCTGGCCGCGCTCGCGGTCGTGTTCGCGGTGCTCGTCGTGGCCGTCGCGCGCTGGCGCGGGTTCGCGGCGCTCGCCGGGCTCGGGGTCGCGCTCACGGTGCTCGGGGCGTTCACGCTGCCCGCGCTGCTCGAGGGCAGGCCCGCGCTGCCCGTGGCGCTCGTCAGCGCGTCGGCCATCATGTTCGTCGTCCTCTACCTGGCCCACGGGTTCACGCTGCGGACCTCCACGGCGCTCGTCGGGACGCTCGTGGGGCTGGTGCTCACCGCGGGCATCGCGGCCTGGGCCAGCGGGGCCGCGCACCTGACGGGCCTGTCCGACGAGTACGCGCTCGACCTGCGGAACGTCGCACCCGGCCTGAGCCTGAGCGCGGTGCTGGTGTGCGGCATGGTGCTCGCGGGCATGGGCGTGCTCAACGACGTGACCATCACGCAGGCCTCCGCGGTGTGGGAGCTGCAGACGGCCGACCCGGGCGCGAGCCGGCGGGACCTGTTCGCGCGCGGGATGCGCATCGGGCGGGACCACATCGCCTCGACCGTCTACACCATCGCGTTCGCGTACATCGGCGCCGCGCTGCCGCTCGTGCTGCTCGTCAGCATCTCCGACCGGGGACTGCTCGAGTCGCTGTCCAGCGGCGAGCTCGCCGAGGAGGTCGCGCGCACGCTCGTCGGCTCGATCGGGCTGGTGCTCGCGATCCCCGTCACCACCGCGATCGCCGCGCTCGTCGTCCACCGGCGCGCGGACGTGCCCCCGGAGCCCGCTCAGGCGGGGTGA
- a CDS encoding YibE/F family protein, which translates to MPSTAHAPDHRAASASRPRRSRTTWVMAAVVVPVLAVAALLMVLTWPSATAGRDAGREAGIIDVGTQYVDGTVLRTQDTTCEGTVEDVRPDGTVPEQVTCLEVLVRLAGSGREVQVFAPAGTTSAQVPDGTRVIVERYPARDGADETFAWSDFARGVPLGTLALVFLMVTVAVAGWRGLRAVVGLAVAFVVLWTYVLPGLVAGTDALLLALTAAVVIMTVVLYLAHGVSVRTTTALLGTFAGLAVVTLVGSLGAWAARLPAVATEDDYRLAGLLGDNGVEILHGVFLCGLVLAGLGVLNDVTVTQASAVWELRTADPDASWRALFAGGMRIGRDHIASTIYTIAFAYVGASLPVLLLLQVYDMPLGRTLTGGVFAAEIVRTLAGSIGLVLAIPLTTGIAAVAARATPVTARLRREMAEHGHGHAHPA; encoded by the coding sequence ATGCCGAGCACCGCGCACGCGCCGGACCACCGGGCCGCATCCGCCTCGCGGCCCCGCCGCTCCCGCACCACGTGGGTCATGGCGGCGGTCGTCGTGCCCGTGCTCGCGGTCGCGGCGCTGCTCATGGTCCTGACGTGGCCGAGCGCGACGGCCGGGCGGGACGCGGGCCGCGAGGCGGGCATCATCGACGTCGGGACGCAGTACGTCGACGGGACGGTGCTGCGCACGCAGGACACCACGTGCGAGGGCACGGTCGAGGACGTCCGCCCCGACGGCACGGTCCCCGAGCAGGTCACGTGCCTCGAGGTCCTGGTCCGCCTGGCGGGCTCCGGCCGCGAGGTGCAGGTGTTCGCCCCTGCGGGCACGACGAGCGCGCAGGTGCCGGACGGCACGCGCGTGATCGTCGAGCGCTACCCGGCCCGCGACGGCGCCGACGAGACGTTCGCGTGGTCCGACTTCGCGCGCGGGGTGCCGCTGGGCACGCTCGCGCTCGTGTTCCTGATGGTCACCGTGGCCGTCGCCGGGTGGCGCGGCCTGCGGGCGGTGGTGGGGCTCGCAGTGGCGTTCGTCGTGCTGTGGACGTACGTGCTGCCGGGGCTGGTCGCCGGGACCGACGCCCTGCTGCTCGCGCTGACCGCGGCCGTGGTCATCATGACCGTGGTCCTGTACCTGGCCCACGGCGTCTCGGTGCGCACCACCACCGCGCTGCTCGGGACGTTCGCGGGGCTCGCGGTCGTGACGCTCGTCGGCTCGCTCGGCGCATGGGCGGCGCGCCTGCCCGCGGTGGCCACCGAGGACGACTACCGCCTGGCCGGGCTGCTGGGCGACAACGGCGTGGAGATCCTGCACGGCGTGTTCCTGTGCGGTCTGGTGCTCGCGGGCCTCGGCGTGCTCAACGACGTCACGGTCACGCAGGCCTCAGCGGTGTGGGAGCTGCGCACCGCGGACCCGGACGCGTCCTGGCGCGCGCTGTTCGCGGGCGGCATGCGCATCGGCCGGGACCACATCGCCTCGACGATCTACACGATCGCGTTCGCCTACGTGGGCGCCTCGCTGCCCGTGCTCCTGCTGCTCCAGGTGTACGACATGCCGCTGGGCCGCACGCTCACGGGCGGGGTCTTCGCCGCCGAGATCGTGCGCACCCTGGCGGGCTCCATCGGCCTGGTGCTCGCGATCCCGCTCACCACGGGCATCGCCGCGGTGGCGGCGCGCGCGACGCCCGTGACGGCCCGGTTGCGGCGGGAGATGGCCGAGCACGGGCACGGCCACGCTCACCCCGCCTGA